DNA from Rhodopirellula bahusiensis:
CAGACGCCAGCTTGAATTGCCGCGGTGGGTGATCGTGATGTCTTGTTCTTTGACTTCACCGTTTTTGCATTGGCCGAAGTCGACTTCCGGTGGATCGAACGTCACGTCCGTGCGAATGAAACCACTGACCTGCAGTTGGACTTCCGCGTAATACGGTTGATCAAAGATGACCGTCACGGTCGCGGCTTTTTGGCCAATGAATGTGCTGGTGTTCAGCTTCGCGACGATCGAACTGGTTTCGTGCGTTTCCAGTGTGTCATCTGAAACGGTCGGCGTGGTGCAACCGCAACTGCTTCGAACCCCTTGGACGTGGACTGTCTCTTCGTACAGGTTCCGGAATTCAAATTTGAATTCGGCTTTGGTTCCGCGGCCGACAACTCGAAAATCATGCTTTGTTTCGGTGAACATTTTTTCGGCCCAGTTCTGTGCGTTGGCTGAAGAAGCCAGCGTCACCAGAGAGAACAGGGCAATGCAACCGGTCAGGCTGGAACGGACGAGTGATCCAATCATCAAACAAATCCATCGGCTAAGGCGAATTTTGTCACAGCAGCAAGGCTGGCACGATCGCACGAGGGTATTGGGTGGGCAATTTGAAAATCGATTCGAGACATTCGATTCGTCGACGCCGTCCTTCGCCGCCTCTGCTCGCCGCCGTAGTTGGAACTAAGAGCAGCTTGAATCGGATGATTCAATCGAATCAATCGTCGGGGTGGTTATCTTTTCGGCTTTTCGCTCAAAGTTTTCCAGCAATTCCGCCAGTCGTTCCATCGGCAATCCGACAACGTTGCTTTCACTATCGTTTCCAATGATCGTCAACCAATCGTTTCCGTCTTGGAAACCGAAAGCTCCTGCCTTGCCTTCCCATCGCAAACTATCCAGGTGTTCGGACAATTGCTCTTCGGTCAGTTCCGACATCCGCAGTCGAGTGCGAACGACATCAACCTGGAACGTCTCGTTTCTTCGAGACCACAAGCAGACGCCGGTGTAGACATCGTGTTCGCGTCCGCTGAGTAAACGCAGCATTTCTTCGGCGTGATCGCGATTGTGGGGTTTGCCCAAAATGCTTCCCACACAGGAGGCGACCGTGTCGGCGGCCAGCACCAATCCTTGATCGATGCGGGCGACCACGTCGGCGGCTTTTCGGTATGCCAGCCTTGCCACCATTTCGGGGGCGGTCTCTCGGCTACAGATCCCACACTCGGCGGAATCGGAAGCCGGTTGAATTGAAAATTCGTAGCCTGCCGCTGAGAGCAATTGCGCTCGTCGCGGGGACCCGCTGGCCAGGATCAATGATTCCGGATTGGGTGATCGCGAGCCCGGCAATTCGGCCCGTGGAAGATCGTTCATCAGAGGAAGTTTGCTCATCATGAGTCCTAGTTTATCGGATGCTCCCGGGGCGTCGTCCCGGGAGGTGCCGAAACGCCGATTTCGGTGCCG
Protein-coding regions in this window:
- a CDS encoding Maf family protein codes for the protein MNDLPRAELPGSRSPNPESLILASGSPRRAQLLSAAGYEFSIQPASDSAECGICSRETAPEMVARLAYRKAADVVARIDQGLVLAADTVASCVGSILGKPHNRDHAEEMLRLLSGREHDVYTGVCLWSRRNETFQVDVVRTRLRMSELTEEQLSEHLDSLRWEGKAGAFGFQDGNDWLTIIGNDSESNVVGLPMERLAELLENFERKAEKITTPTIDSIESSDSSCS